One window of Methanobacterium alkalithermotolerans genomic DNA carries:
- the idsA gene encoding short chain isoprenyl diphosphate synthase IdsA: MEVMEILKKYSESIDHEIEEALSTITPLNLYESSNHLIKAGGKKIRPALAVLTCEVVGGKAEYALKTAAAIELIHTFSLIHDDIMDKDDMRRGKSSVHVLWGEPMAILAGDTLFSKAFETVIRTRIDDSSYKRVIKALDTVVDSCIKICEGQACDMSFEGKFEVSEAEYMNMIYKKTAALIAAATKGGAIIGGGNPEEVAALEEYGKLIGLAFQIQDDYLDVVSDEESLGKPVGSDIVEGKMTLMVVKALEKASPEDKEKLISILKENNPDGVGEAIAIFEKYGSLQYTHKVALDNVRKAKELLDIFEDSEAKDALILLADYVLERQN, from the coding sequence ATGGAAGTTATGGAAATTTTAAAAAAATATTCAGAAAGTATAGACCATGAAATTGAGGAAGCACTATCTACTATAACTCCTCTTAACCTTTATGAGTCTTCAAATCATCTTATTAAGGCAGGCGGGAAAAAAATAAGGCCTGCTCTGGCGGTACTTACTTGTGAAGTTGTAGGGGGAAAAGCAGAATATGCTCTTAAAACTGCTGCTGCTATAGAACTTATACATACTTTTTCACTTATCCATGATGATATCATGGATAAAGATGATATGAGGCGGGGTAAATCCTCGGTTCATGTTTTATGGGGGGAACCTATGGCCATCCTGGCGGGAGACACCCTTTTTTCCAAGGCTTTTGAAACAGTTATAAGGACCCGTATAGATGACTCATCCTATAAAAGAGTCATAAAAGCTTTAGATACGGTGGTTGATTCTTGTATTAAAATCTGCGAAGGTCAGGCCTGCGACATGAGCTTTGAAGGAAAATTTGAGGTAAGTGAAGCAGAATACATGAATATGATTTATAAAAAAACCGCGGCCCTTATTGCTGCTGCCACTAAAGGAGGGGCCATAATTGGCGGGGGAAACCCGGAAGAAGTAGCTGCATTGGAAGAGTATGGTAAACTAATTGGACTGGCCTTCCAGATCCAGGATGATTATCTGGATGTGGTAAGTGACGAGGAATCCCTGGGAAAACCAGTGGGAAGTGATATTGTTGAGGGTAAAATGACTTTAATGGTGGTTAAAGCCCTGGAAAAAGCTTCTCCTGAGGATAAAGAAAAACTAATCTCCATCCTTAAGGAAAATAATCCTGATGGAGTAGGTGAAGCAATAGCTATCTTTGAGAAATATGGCTCCTTGCAATATACTCATAAAGTTGCTCTGGATAACGTGAGAAAAGCTAAAGAACTACTCGATATCTTTGAAGACTCTGAAGCTAAAGATGCTTTAATTTTACTGGCAGATTATGTCCTGGAAAGACAAAATTAG
- the fni gene encoding type 2 isopentenyl-diphosphate Delta-isomerase codes for MISNRKLEHLLLCAHCDVQYKNKTTGFEDVELIHRALGEVNKKEIDISAEILGKELQSPIILSAITGGHPAALAINRELARAAEKMGIGMGVGSQRAAVENPELSSTYTIAREEAPSALLIGNIGAPQIEYAPQAVEMIDADALAVHLNPLQESIQPEGDLDARGYAKSIGEIVKTVDVPVVVKETGTGISQEDALILEGKGIDAIDVAGSGGTSWAAVETYRADDSYLGELYWDWGIPTAISTVEVCQSVNIQVISSGGIRSGLDAAKAIALGADGVGIALPVLKEAYMGYKEVIKVIERFQESLKSAMFLVGASNLEELQNSSLVIRGKTREWLKERGFHTEDYARRL; via the coding sequence ATGATTTCCAATCGAAAATTAGAACATTTACTGCTATGTGCACATTGTGATGTTCAGTATAAGAACAAAACCACCGGTTTTGAGGATGTAGAACTTATTCACAGAGCTTTAGGTGAAGTAAATAAGAAAGAAATCGATATATCTGCTGAAATTTTAGGAAAGGAACTCCAATCACCCATAATTCTATCTGCAATTACCGGGGGCCATCCTGCTGCTCTGGCCATTAACCGGGAATTAGCCCGTGCTGCAGAAAAAATGGGAATTGGCATGGGTGTGGGAAGCCAGAGGGCGGCGGTTGAAAATCCAGAACTCTCCTCCACCTATACCATAGCCCGGGAAGAAGCACCTTCTGCCCTTTTAATAGGGAATATTGGTGCTCCTCAAATAGAATATGCACCGCAAGCAGTGGAAATGATTGATGCTGATGCCCTGGCGGTTCATTTAAATCCATTACAGGAATCCATACAACCAGAAGGGGATCTTGATGCAAGGGGTTATGCTAAATCTATTGGTGAAATTGTAAAAACCGTGGATGTGCCGGTGGTTGTTAAAGAAACAGGAACTGGCATTTCACAAGAAGATGCTTTAATCCTGGAAGGTAAAGGCATTGATGCTATTGATGTAGCAGGTTCAGGAGGAACCAGCTGGGCAGCAGTGGAAACCTACCGGGCAGATGATAGTTATCTGGGAGAACTTTACTGGGATTGGGGTATACCTACTGCCATAAGCACGGTTGAAGTATGCCAATCAGTCAATATTCAGGTTATATCCTCTGGGGGAATAAGAAGCGGTCTTGATGCTGCTAAAGCTATAGCCTTAGGTGCAGACGGAGTTGGAATTGCCCTGCCTGTTTTAAAAGAAGCATATATGGGATATAAAGAAGTAATTAAAGTCATTGAACGGTTTCAGGAATCTTTAAAGTCAGCCATGTTCCTGGTGGGAGCTTCCAATTTAGAGGAACTTCAAAACTCAAGTTTAGTTATTCGGGGAAAAACAAGAGAATGGCTCAAGGAAAGAGGATTCCATACTGAAGACTATGCCCGGAGGCTATAA
- a CDS encoding LL-diaminopimelate aminotransferase — MVVKINENYLLLKSSYIFAEIAQRVNKFQEENPKAEIIRLGIGDVTKPLPPTVLKEFKNAVDEMGQPDTFRGYGPEQGYSFLIQEIIKNDFQSRGIELDSDEVFISDGAKCDTGNIQEIFGLDNVVAVTDPVYPVYVETNVMAGRTGPMDEEGRYQKLVYLPCTAENDFVPSLPEEPVDLIYLCLPNNPTGTVLNKEELSRWVNYARENKSIILFDAAYEAYIQEDNIPHSIYEIEGAKEVAIEFRSFSKNAGFTGTRCAYTVVPKQVMAYDSEGKAQALNPLWNRRQTTKFNGVSYPIQRAAEAVYTPEGQSEIKEYINYYMENARIIRDSLEKIGLNVYGGVNSPYIWIKTPEGMDSWEFFDLLLNEVHVVGTPGSGFGPSGEGYFRITAFNTLENTKKAMERISKLSF, encoded by the coding sequence ATGGTAGTAAAAATAAATGAAAACTATTTATTACTTAAAAGTAGTTATATATTTGCTGAAATTGCCCAGAGAGTAAATAAATTCCAGGAAGAAAACCCGAAAGCAGAAATAATTCGCCTGGGTATTGGTGATGTAACCAAACCATTACCTCCTACGGTTTTAAAGGAATTTAAAAATGCAGTGGATGAAATGGGACAACCGGATACCTTCCGGGGGTATGGACCAGAACAGGGTTACTCCTTTTTAATCCAGGAAATAATTAAAAATGACTTTCAATCCCGGGGTATAGAACTGGATTCAGACGAGGTTTTTATCAGTGACGGGGCCAAGTGCGATACCGGTAATATCCAGGAAATATTTGGTCTGGATAATGTGGTGGCTGTAACTGATCCGGTGTATCCTGTTTATGTGGAGACCAATGTAATGGCAGGTAGAACCGGACCTATGGATGAGGAAGGGCGCTACCAGAAACTGGTATACCTTCCCTGCACTGCTGAAAATGATTTTGTCCCCTCACTACCAGAAGAACCAGTGGATTTAATCTACCTCTGCCTACCTAACAATCCCACCGGGACGGTCTTAAACAAAGAAGAACTGAGTCGTTGGGTAAACTATGCCCGGGAAAATAAATCTATAATCCTCTTTGATGCGGCATATGAAGCCTACATTCAGGAAGATAATATACCTCACAGTATCTATGAAATCGAAGGTGCAAAAGAGGTGGCCATTGAATTCAGGAGCTTTTCCAAGAATGCCGGTTTTACTGGAACCCGGTGTGCCTACACCGTGGTACCAAAACAGGTAATGGCCTATGATTCAGAAGGTAAGGCCCAGGCCTTAAATCCACTATGGAACCGCAGACAAACCACAAAATTTAATGGGGTTTCCTATCCAATTCAGCGGGCTGCAGAAGCAGTATACACTCCGGAAGGACAATCTGAAATAAAAGAATACATTAACTATTATATGGAAAATGCCCGGATTATCAGGGATAGTCTGGAAAAAATAGGTTTGAATGTTTATGGTGGAGTTAACTCCCCTTACATCTGGATAAAAACACCAGAGGGTATGGACTCCTGGGAATTCTTTGATCTGCTATTAAATGAGGTCCATGTGGTGGGAACTCCCGGGTCAGGATTTGGACCTAGTGGGGAAGGTTATTTCAGGATAACTGCTTTCAACACCCTGGAAAATACTAAAAAAGCCATGGAAAGGATATCTAAATTATCCTTCTAA
- a CDS encoding glutamate--tRNA ligase gives MSNMERVVYQHALINAIKHKGKANQGAVIGSIMSSQPDLRKEAKEIAKITRTILDKVNAMDLKQQTLELEKIGGKIEEKKKVEQKGLINLPQPHRGVVLRFAPNPSGPLHIGHARAAVLNSEYVDRYQGKLILRIEDTDPRRVDPDAYQMISEDLSWLGVEYQETFIQSDRIPIYYDYAEKLINKGAAYMCNCPGGEFKKLKDNSLPCPCRDLTVDENLIKWAQMENMAEGEAVLRVKTDIAHKNPAIRDWVAMRVVEEDHPRTGTRYKIYPMMNFSVAVDDHLMGVTHVLRGKDHLANSEKQKYLYDHMGWEVPAFIHYGRLKMDDVALSTSKARQGIEEGKYSGWDDPRLGTIRAIARRGINPQAIHELMQEIGVKISDSIISWKKIYGLNRNILEEKSNRYFFVGDAQEVQIKNVPEEVLGVVERPLHPDFLKRGYRKIPFTGNVYLNADDLEQDQILRLMDAVNVEVRNGKVDYHSHTFEEARALKAQIVQWVPSDSNISTEVVMPDASIIKGWVEPDCDKLTKGDVIQMERFGFARLDKILNDKLIFYYAHP, from the coding sequence ATGAGCAACATGGAAAGGGTGGTATACCAACACGCCCTTATAAATGCAATTAAACATAAGGGAAAAGCCAACCAGGGTGCAGTAATAGGATCCATAATGAGTTCCCAGCCAGATTTAAGAAAAGAGGCTAAAGAAATTGCAAAAATTACCCGAACCATTTTAGATAAAGTTAATGCTATGGATCTAAAACAACAAACACTGGAACTGGAAAAAATTGGGGGTAAAATTGAAGAAAAAAAGAAGGTTGAACAAAAAGGACTCATTAACCTTCCCCAACCACACCGGGGTGTCGTTTTAAGGTTTGCACCTAACCCCAGTGGCCCATTACATATAGGACATGCCCGGGCAGCGGTATTAAATAGTGAATATGTGGATAGATACCAGGGAAAACTAATTTTAAGGATAGAAGATACTGATCCCCGCCGGGTTGATCCAGATGCTTACCAGATGATAAGTGAAGATTTAAGTTGGCTAGGGGTCGAATATCAAGAAACATTCATTCAGAGTGATAGGATCCCCATATATTATGACTATGCCGAAAAACTCATAAATAAAGGGGCCGCTTATATGTGTAATTGTCCCGGGGGAGAATTTAAGAAATTAAAAGACAATTCCCTACCCTGCCCCTGTCGGGATTTAACTGTGGATGAGAATTTAATTAAATGGGCTCAAATGGAGAATATGGCTGAAGGTGAAGCTGTATTAAGAGTAAAAACAGATATTGCTCATAAAAATCCAGCCATAAGAGATTGGGTGGCCATGAGGGTGGTGGAAGAAGATCACCCCCGTACCGGAACTCGCTATAAAATTTATCCTATGATGAACTTCTCGGTGGCGGTGGATGATCATTTAATGGGCGTAACCCATGTTTTAAGGGGTAAAGACCACCTGGCCAATTCTGAAAAACAAAAATATCTCTATGACCACATGGGATGGGAAGTACCGGCTTTTATACATTATGGAAGACTTAAAATGGATGATGTGGCCTTAAGTACATCTAAAGCCAGACAGGGAATAGAAGAGGGTAAATACAGTGGCTGGGATGATCCCCGGCTGGGTACCATCCGGGCCATAGCCCGAAGGGGTATAAATCCCCAGGCTATACATGAATTGATGCAAGAAATTGGGGTTAAGATATCAGATTCTATAATCAGCTGGAAAAAGATTTATGGACTCAACCGTAATATTCTGGAGGAAAAATCCAACCGTTACTTCTTTGTAGGAGATGCACAGGAAGTACAAATTAAAAATGTACCTGAAGAAGTCTTAGGAGTAGTAGAAAGACCACTGCACCCTGATTTTTTAAAAAGAGGGTACCGAAAAATCCCCTTCACGGGAAATGTTTATCTTAATGCCGATGACTTAGAACAAGATCAAATACTACGGTTAATGGATGCGGTAAATGTGGAGGTTAGAAATGGTAAAGTGGATTATCACAGCCACACCTTCGAGGAAGCTCGAGCTTTGAAGGCCCAAATTGTACAATGGGTGCCTTCTGATAGTAATATCTCCACTGAAGTGGTAATGCCCGATGCCAGCATCATAAAAGGATGGGTTGAACCGGATTGTGATAAATTAACTAAAGGCGATGTTATTCAAATGGAACGATTTGGATTTGCCCGACTTGATAAGATACTTAATGATAAATTAATATTCTATTATGCCCACCCCTGA
- a CDS encoding isopentenyl phosphate kinase has product MIILKLGGSIITDKAAKEPTVNHNHLNRIAREIKNSNTSDLIIVHGAGSYGHPFAKEYSIGKPFSSDEDFQKKRMGFAITQSWVKKLNSIVCDALRKHGVPAISIQPSSFITTENKRINKADISIVDSYLKKGFVPVIYGDVVLDEDPSIQMAVVSGDQIISYLAKNLLPERVILGTDVDGVFNKNPKLNKDPRIIETLSSLQELDSVDSTTTVDVTGGMIGKLEELLKLAQLGIESEIINAGCNNLIEEALKGKKVPGTVIKK; this is encoded by the coding sequence ATGATAATATTAAAGTTAGGCGGAAGCATAATTACTGATAAGGCTGCAAAAGAACCTACTGTAAATCATAATCATTTAAACAGGATTGCCAGAGAAATTAAAAATTCAAATACATCTGATTTGATTATTGTACATGGGGCAGGATCATATGGTCATCCTTTTGCCAAAGAATACTCCATTGGAAAACCATTTTCTTCTGACGAAGACTTTCAGAAAAAAAGAATGGGATTTGCTATTACCCAGTCCTGGGTGAAAAAACTTAATTCTATTGTATGTGATGCTTTAAGAAAGCACGGTGTACCTGCTATTTCTATTCAACCTTCTTCTTTTATCACCACGGAAAATAAACGAATAAATAAAGCAGATATCAGTATTGTAGATAGTTATCTAAAAAAAGGCTTTGTACCGGTGATCTATGGGGATGTGGTTTTAGATGAGGATCCCTCTATCCAAATGGCGGTGGTTTCAGGGGACCAGATTATTTCTTATCTGGCGAAAAATCTTCTTCCAGAAAGGGTGATTTTGGGAACTGATGTTGATGGGGTATTCAATAAAAATCCGAAATTAAATAAAGATCCCCGGATAATTGAAACCCTTTCTTCCCTTCAGGAACTGGATTCTGTTGATTCAACCACCACGGTGGATGTAACTGGCGGAATGATAGGTAAACTTGAAGAATTATTAAAACTGGCCCAACTTGGAATTGAATCAGAAATTATCAATGCAGGGTGCAATAACTTGATTGAAGAAGCCCTTAAGGGCAAAAAAGTACCAGGCACAGTTATTAAAAAATAA
- a CDS encoding DUF2180 family protein yields the protein MKCYICAQMGKDTDAVAVCIVCGMGLCMDHAIREEVDIWEGGYPFPSEKMEKTIPRILCPPCYEGLKGD from the coding sequence ATGAAATGTTACATATGTGCCCAGATGGGAAAAGATACTGATGCTGTGGCCGTTTGTATAGTCTGTGGAATGGGACTTTGCATGGACCATGCCATAAGAGAAGAAGTGGACATATGGGAAGGAGGATATCCATTCCCTTCAGAGAAAATGGAAAAAACCATACCTCGAATACTCTGTCCACCATGTTATGAAGGACTAAAAGGGGATTAA
- a CDS encoding RNase J family beta-CASP ribonuclease → MSVEVIAMGGYEEVGKNMSAVRVGDEVIIFDMGIHLDRLHIHEDTDISRMHSLDLIEKGIIPDDTLMKDVDGKVRAIVFTHGHLDHIGAVAKLAHRYGAPIIATPYTMALIESTIKGEKKFKVSNPLQSLKPGEKCQISPDITLEFINSTHSIPHAVIAALHTSEGIIVYALDFKFDNHQKISPPPDYKRLKQLGKKGVLALIVETTRATEKEEVKTHSEKVAKIVLEDVMKGPLQEKEGMIITTFSSHIERIQAISDIAKYSDRKLMLLGRSMERYCSLAESMGILKLPKNAGMYGSPKSVNKALSRAEDKREEYLLVTTGHQGEVDALLPRIANAKTQFNIQRGDNVIISAPIIPSPVNFANRNLMERRMVSSGARIYANAHVSGHAGIEDHRDFIRMLKPMHIIPAHGDLNMLGAYAELAEEEGYKLGNDVHVLRNGQAQVFNGGV, encoded by the coding sequence TTGAGTGTGGAAGTTATTGCCATGGGGGGATATGAGGAAGTTGGAAAAAACATGTCTGCGGTTCGGGTAGGTGATGAGGTTATCATATTCGATATGGGCATTCACCTGGATAGATTACATATCCATGAGGATACTGATATTTCAAGAATGCATAGCCTGGATTTAATTGAGAAGGGCATTATACCGGATGACACCCTTATGAAAGACGTGGATGGTAAGGTAAGGGCTATTGTATTTACCCATGGGCATCTGGATCATATAGGTGCGGTGGCTAAATTGGCTCATAGGTATGGGGCCCCTATTATTGCCACACCCTATACCATGGCTCTTATTGAAAGTACCATAAAAGGAGAAAAAAAATTTAAGGTTTCTAATCCTCTCCAATCACTCAAACCGGGAGAAAAATGTCAGATATCTCCTGATATAACTCTGGAATTTATTAACTCTACTCATAGTATTCCTCATGCGGTGATTGCTGCTTTACATACTTCTGAGGGAATAATAGTTTATGCCCTTGACTTTAAATTTGATAATCATCAGAAGATTTCTCCTCCCCCGGACTATAAAAGATTGAAGCAACTGGGTAAAAAAGGAGTCCTGGCCCTTATTGTAGAAACCACCCGGGCAACAGAAAAAGAGGAAGTTAAAACCCATTCTGAAAAGGTGGCCAAGATAGTACTGGAAGATGTTATGAAAGGCCCGCTACAGGAAAAGGAAGGAATGATTATAACCACTTTTTCTTCTCATATTGAACGTATTCAGGCCATAAGTGACATAGCTAAATACAGCGACCGTAAATTAATGCTTCTGGGTCGTTCTATGGAACGATATTGTAGTCTGGCCGAATCCATGGGGATTTTGAAACTTCCAAAAAATGCAGGTATGTATGGCAGCCCTAAATCAGTCAATAAGGCACTCTCCCGAGCAGAAGATAAGAGGGAAGAATACCTGCTGGTTACTACTGGCCATCAAGGTGAAGTGGATGCTCTTTTACCTAGAATAGCCAATGCTAAAACTCAATTTAATATTCAAAGAGGTGATAATGTGATAATATCAGCACCAATTATTCCCAGCCCGGTAAATTTCGCTAACCGGAATCTGATGGAGAGGAGAATGGTCTCCAGTGGAGCCCGGATATATGCTAATGCCCATGTCTCAGGGCATGCTGGTATAGAAGACCATAGAGACTTTATAAGAATGCTTAAGCCCATGCATATCATACCTGCCCATGGTGACTTGAATATGCTGGGGGCATATGCCGAACTGGCAGAAGAAGAAGGATATAAACTGGGTAATGATGTTCATGTTTTAAGAAATGGCCAGGCTCAAGTGTTTAATGGAGGGGTTTGA
- a CDS encoding MIP/aquaporin family protein → MVSLSKRMLAEFIGTFLLVFFGAGAAVITLMISAGQPTPNEFNIGIGVLGGLGDWLAIGLAFGITVAACIYAFGRVSGCHINPAVTIALWAIKKFPSGDVIPYIIAQLAGASLASFLFFASVGPDALAIGGLGATAPFPGIGYMQAILVEAIGTFLLMIAIMGVAVDRKATPGFAGLIIGLTVAGVITTIGNITGASINPARTFGPYLGQLLLGGANLWEFFPIYIIGPLVGAVLAAVAYNYMSAETAT, encoded by the coding sequence ATGGTTTCACTTTCTAAAAGGATGCTTGCAGAGTTCATAGGAACATTCCTGCTGGTATTTTTTGGTGCTGGAGCAGCGGTTATAACCTTAATGATCAGTGCCGGGCAACCCACCCCTAATGAATTTAATATAGGGATAGGAGTACTGGGTGGTCTGGGAGACTGGTTAGCTATTGGTCTAGCATTCGGTATAACAGTAGCAGCATGTATTTATGCATTTGGACGGGTATCGGGTTGCCATATCAATCCGGCAGTTACCATTGCCCTGTGGGCCATTAAGAAGTTCCCATCAGGTGATGTTATACCCTACATAATTGCCCAGCTGGCAGGTGCCTCACTGGCCAGTTTCCTCTTTTTTGCAAGTGTTGGTCCAGATGCCCTGGCCATTGGAGGTTTAGGTGCCACAGCACCATTCCCAGGTATAGGTTACATGCAAGCTATACTGGTGGAGGCCATCGGAACATTCCTGCTCATGATTGCTATTATGGGTGTGGCCGTGGATAGAAAAGCAACTCCTGGATTTGCTGGTCTGATTATAGGTCTAACTGTGGCCGGAGTAATTACCACTATAGGTAATATTACCGGTGCATCCATTAACCCCGCCCGTACCTTTGGTCCTTATCTGGGACAGCTGTTACTGGGTGGTGCCAACTTATGGGAATTTTTCCCTATTTACATCATAGGGCCCCTAGTAGGAGCAGTGCTGGCTGCAGTAGCATATAATTATATGAGTGCAGAAACGGCCACCTGA
- a CDS encoding ectoine synthase has protein sequence MIVKTIKDIEGTSREVFAQNGNWVSKRLLLKEDKMGFSLHETIIKAGTETLIWYKNHLEAVYCVEGEGEIETTREGEIYTIKPGTMYALDKNDRHYLRAFKNDLKLLCVFNPPLEGGEVHDEDGSYPL, from the coding sequence ATGATAGTTAAAACCATTAAAGATATTGAAGGAACCTCCCGGGAGGTTTTTGCCCAAAATGGTAACTGGGTAAGCAAGCGTCTTCTTTTAAAAGAAGATAAAATGGGTTTTTCCCTTCATGAAACTATAATTAAAGCCGGTACTGAAACCTTAATATGGTACAAAAACCACTTAGAAGCAGTATACTGTGTTGAAGGAGAAGGTGAGATAGAAACCACCAGGGAGGGCGAAATATATACTATTAAACCCGGTACCATGTATGCTCTGGATAAAAACGACCGTCATTATCTGCGGGCCTTTAAAAATGATCTGAAACTGTTATGTGTTTTCAATCCCCCTCTAGAAGGAGGGGAGGTACATGATGAAGATGGTTCCTATCCTCTCTGA
- a CDS encoding DUF2193 domain-containing protein produces MSEIYEKMIKEAMQAQKADVETIKNKRGSDFKIKDTKAYFDVVQGMKAVGDQSQSVIDLHVDSVKAHYTILDGLTDTIRPEDDPFVEHYQTPVILEILSDEDSAFEKSMEAFIEAIGKAEALIGKESVRRYGGFYGPTCVVDFALMPGSTSNTVNRILRETDIPEMHKQAILSAKSWGMNTSYGIGEVFANELEGGATAAEAVEKEVAMVKKIYQEPVTAQAELMDSLGHSSFDVRKYMSQYRTKMEKTIKAAVDDGVHYGNILTVPAYCVGDISHHIAQSTFNMCKDDVIMGIIEATTAVMDKTLNDNLNNFKSEYDVLTLATGASACAVEYILELDGFNAPMVVDLLTKRFHNYVQLYPTRGAAAELHNSDFMDMIFRGWKHLDEARKLRNGVEGPLEPKVSGFKVDLEPIHQNEVIMNPQRYTYPACAITVRYSSLMRLSDYPCLLTSEPVTATLMTNIIALHKESAASPARTCKNCAAASLVDFRHNHCQWREAV; encoded by the coding sequence ATGTCTGAAATATATGAGAAAATGATAAAGGAAGCCATGCAGGCTCAAAAAGCAGATGTTGAAACAATAAAGAATAAAAGGGGTTCTGATTTCAAAATAAAAGACACCAAGGCCTACTTTGATGTGGTGCAGGGTATGAAGGCCGTGGGGGACCAGAGCCAATCTGTAATTGATTTACATGTTGACTCTGTTAAAGCTCACTACACTATTTTAGACGGTCTAACTGACACCATAAGACCTGAAGACGATCCTTTTGTAGAACACTATCAAACACCAGTGATTTTAGAGATATTATCTGATGAAGATTCTGCTTTTGAAAAAAGTATGGAGGCCTTTATAGAGGCTATAGGAAAAGCAGAAGCTTTAATTGGTAAAGAATCTGTTAGAAGATACGGTGGATTTTATGGACCCACCTGTGTGGTTGATTTTGCATTAATGCCAGGTAGTACCAGTAACACCGTAAATAGAATTCTAAGAGAAACAGACATTCCAGAAATGCACAAACAGGCCATATTATCCGCCAAATCATGGGGTATGAACACTTCTTATGGTATTGGAGAAGTATTTGCCAATGAATTAGAAGGAGGTGCCACCGCAGCAGAAGCAGTGGAAAAAGAAGTGGCCATGGTTAAAAAGATATACCAGGAACCGGTAACTGCCCAGGCTGAACTCATGGATTCTCTAGGACACAGTTCCTTTGATGTGCGTAAATATATGAGCCAATACCGTACTAAAATGGAAAAAACCATAAAAGCGGCCGTAGATGATGGAGTACACTATGGAAACATTTTAACTGTACCGGCCTACTGTGTAGGTGATATATCTCACCACATCGCCCAGTCCACCTTTAATATGTGTAAAGACGATGTTATAATGGGCATAATAGAAGCAACCACTGCCGTAATGGATAAAACACTAAATGATAACTTAAATAACTTCAAAAGCGAGTATGATGTTTTAACCCTGGCTACCGGAGCTTCAGCCTGTGCAGTAGAATACATACTGGAATTAGATGGATTCAATGCACCTATGGTGGTAGATTTACTCACCAAAAGATTCCACAATTACGTACAGCTCTACCCCACCCGGGGAGCAGCCGCAGAACTCCACAACAGTGACTTCATGGATATGATTTTCCGAGGATGGAAACACCTGGATGAAGCACGTAAATTAAGAAATGGTGTTGAAGGTCCATTAGAACCAAAGGTAAGTGGATTTAAAGTGGATTTAGAGCCCATACATCAAAATGAAGTTATCATGAACCCACAACGCTACACCTACCCGGCCTGTGCCATCACCGTAAGGTACTCCTCCCTGATGAGGTTATCTGACTATCCATGTCTGTTAACCAGCGAACCGGTCACCGCCACCTTGATGACCAACATCATTGCTCTGCACAAAGAAAGTGCTGCTTCACCAGCCCGAACATGTAAAAACTGTGCTGCAGCCTCTTTAGTAGATTTCCGTCACAACCACTGCCAGTGGAGAGAAGCGGTATAA